The following proteins come from a genomic window of Solwaraspora sp. WMMA2065:
- a CDS encoding glycosyltransferase family 4 protein produces MTEQTTTVEVGPRAGHRPADRQRRPRPLLIGAYAFPHGDATSNRLLQLARCAAGEGGPTLVVNDWPCELPFPPDGPRASGVELITLRIRGANHVSRMSARLARPVRVLRALRRRGVGRGDVSVVLLPMAMMTFGNWAVLRLGLRCPVVVDASERHDRRQFRRGWSDPYFLRHRWSTFLATRLVDRFTAVSTTLAGYFERRGGAVLVVPPQVDCDEFAPPGPPSLDAGLRLLYAGTPGRKDLLHVIVAGIGRLAPQDQRRVRLTIAGITRDDAANLSDLDPAVLESVHAEVVFLGRVPRETVLELLAESHFAMLVRPTGGYAANGFPSKVPESLAAGCPVLLNHTSDLAEYVRDGTEGLVLDGSGPDDVRRAVQRALRLRDEQWTAMSQAARSRARRSFDHRAWSQRVSTFVVPAEGRN; encoded by the coding sequence ATGACCGAGCAGACCACGACAGTCGAGGTTGGACCACGAGCCGGTCACCGGCCGGCAGACCGGCAGCGTCGGCCACGGCCGCTGCTGATCGGCGCGTACGCGTTTCCGCACGGTGACGCCACCTCGAACCGGCTGCTGCAACTCGCCCGCTGCGCCGCCGGTGAGGGCGGGCCGACGCTGGTGGTCAACGACTGGCCTTGCGAACTGCCGTTTCCGCCGGACGGGCCACGGGCCAGCGGCGTCGAACTGATCACCTTGCGGATCCGGGGAGCCAACCACGTCAGCCGGATGTCGGCCCGTCTGGCCCGTCCGGTCCGCGTGCTGCGGGCGTTGCGGCGCCGTGGCGTCGGCCGCGGCGACGTCTCCGTGGTCCTGCTGCCGATGGCGATGATGACGTTCGGCAACTGGGCGGTGCTGCGTCTCGGGCTGCGCTGCCCGGTCGTGGTCGACGCCAGCGAACGCCACGACCGGCGACAGTTCCGGCGTGGCTGGTCCGACCCCTACTTCCTGCGCCACCGGTGGTCGACGTTTCTGGCGACCAGGCTCGTCGACCGGTTCACCGCGGTGTCCACCACCCTGGCCGGGTACTTCGAGCGCCGCGGCGGGGCCGTGCTGGTGGTGCCTCCGCAGGTGGACTGCGACGAGTTCGCGCCGCCAGGGCCGCCGTCGCTCGACGCCGGTCTGCGTCTGCTGTACGCGGGCACGCCGGGGCGCAAGGACCTGCTTCACGTGATCGTCGCGGGGATCGGCCGACTGGCACCGCAGGACCAGCGGCGGGTCCGGCTGACCATCGCCGGGATCACCCGCGACGACGCGGCGAACCTGTCCGACCTGGACCCGGCGGTGCTCGAGTCCGTCCACGCCGAGGTGGTGTTCCTCGGCCGGGTACCCCGGGAGACCGTGTTGGAACTGCTGGCCGAGTCGCACTTCGCCATGCTGGTGCGGCCCACCGGCGGCTACGCGGCGAACGGCTTTCCGTCCAAGGTGCCGGAGAGTCTCGCCGCGGGGTGCCCGGTGCTGCTCAACCACACCAGTGACCTGGCCGAATACGTGCGTGACGGTACCGAAGGGCTGGTGCTCGACGGCAGCGGTCCGGACGACGTCCGCCGGGCGGTGCAGCGCGCGTTGCGGCTGCGCGACGAGCAGTGGACGGCGATGAGCCAGGCGGCCCGGTCGCGGGCCCGCCGTTCGTTTGACCACCGGGCCTGGTCGCAGCGGGTCAGTACGTTCGTCGTCCCGGCCGAGGGCCGGAACTGA
- a CDS encoding glycosyltransferase — translation MSELAVDPDDVRDHPAPPGGGATAPPPGGARRRVLRVVGELNYGGTETRTAELLPRLVRGGTVIHLLTLSDHVGPGPLAGTVERYGGSVTAVPLGARFPVRFHRLLRQLRPDVVHVDCANFSGVLLALAAVAGVPGRVAHFRGDDNAPRSPRRRILRWLGGRLLRTFATDVLGVSPGSLTFGFHRAWRDDPRCQVVLNGLDLDRLRQPSVDDLRAMIGAGVADLVCVSVGRASPEKRRWLLPPILAALRDRGVTAHAVLVGPGDPADDARVRAAADAVGVTGRVHLLGPRGDVGGLLAQADLVVHPSSLEGLPGGVLEPVALGIGTVACDLPGVRFIDERLPGVVIVDPGASAADWAEAALVAAAYTAATTPSAASDRFAHSPFAIDAAAETHLAIYRRRPGRVRTCTEGV, via the coding sequence GTGTCCGAGTTGGCGGTTGACCCGGACGACGTCCGTGACCATCCGGCCCCGCCCGGCGGTGGGGCGACCGCCCCACCGCCGGGCGGGGCCCGTCGCCGTGTCCTGCGGGTGGTGGGCGAACTGAACTACGGCGGCACCGAGACGCGTACCGCGGAACTGCTGCCACGGCTCGTCCGTGGCGGCACCGTGATACATCTGCTCACTCTCAGCGACCACGTTGGACCGGGACCGCTGGCCGGGACGGTCGAGCGGTACGGTGGCTCGGTGACCGCCGTACCGCTCGGTGCGCGGTTTCCGGTCCGGTTCCACCGTCTGCTGCGCCAGCTGCGGCCCGACGTGGTGCACGTCGACTGCGCCAACTTTTCCGGCGTGCTGCTCGCCCTCGCTGCGGTCGCCGGGGTGCCCGGCCGCGTCGCGCACTTCCGAGGGGACGACAACGCGCCGAGGAGCCCGCGCCGTCGGATCCTCCGGTGGCTCGGCGGGCGGCTGCTGCGGACCTTCGCCACCGACGTCCTGGGCGTGTCGCCCGGCTCGCTCACCTTCGGCTTCCACCGGGCCTGGCGGGACGATCCACGCTGCCAGGTGGTGCTCAACGGGCTCGACCTGGACCGCCTGCGTCAACCGTCTGTCGATGACCTGCGGGCGATGATCGGAGCGGGCGTCGCCGATCTCGTCTGCGTCAGCGTGGGACGGGCCTCGCCGGAGAAGCGCCGCTGGCTGCTGCCGCCGATCCTGGCCGCGTTGCGTGACCGGGGGGTCACCGCGCATGCCGTACTCGTCGGGCCGGGTGATCCTGCCGACGACGCCCGGGTGCGTGCCGCGGCGGACGCCGTCGGGGTGACCGGCCGGGTGCATCTGCTCGGCCCCCGAGGCGACGTGGGCGGCCTGCTGGCACAGGCCGACCTGGTCGTCCACCCGTCCAGCCTGGAAGGGTTGCCCGGCGGGGTGCTGGAACCGGTCGCGCTGGGTATCGGCACGGTGGCCTGCGACCTGCCCGGCGTGCGGTTCATCGACGAGCGGCTACCCGGCGTCGTGATCGTCGATCCCGGGGCGTCGGCGGCGGACTGGGCGGAGGCTGCGCTCGTCGCGGCCGCGTACACCGCCGCGACCACCCCCTCGGCCGCGAGCGATCGATTCGCCCACAGCCCGTTCGCGATCGATGCTGCGGCCGAAACCCATCTGGCGATCTACCGGCGGCGTCCGGGCCGCGTCCGGACCTGCACCGAAGGAGTCTGA
- a CDS encoding oligosaccharide flippase family protein, with translation MDGPSAGRRARREPVTGAADRTGPDGRDRDRAVRSGIAAAMAAKATGMAAPLVITPACFQYLGDQRYGLWMAVTALTGMAWFADLGLGNGLLTRLSRLGTDVGQQAREISSAFATVGTVAVALLCGLFAINPLVPWERLFGVTDPHIAAETSTVVLLSFGAFAVNIPLSLIQRIQYADGQVVQSSVWQSAGSLAAMVAVLCAIVGGWDPLAVIACAVLAVPAVNLVNTVVYFGVQQPAKRPGPRLVDRATAAGLLRLGLRFFALTVMSSIAVNVDSPLVANILGLAVAAHYAVVVKLFGVLSIFVGLVGMAVWPVNGAALARGEVAWVRRHTRRLVLLYGAVVGVAGAALAGWGHPLIELWVGGIDPAVVPVPVLAGLACWSLLVAVSSPLILVQNSAGLLRPQAVGWAAFLVLATGLKIWGLHHLGLVAVPLAACVAYLLTIWPAAVIGYRQAMDRAGHGAGPSPAAPDNAAPDPGAGGGTAVRPTVDGRGTGVRVGG, from the coding sequence GTGGATGGCCCGTCGGCTGGCCGTCGAGCCCGTCGCGAGCCGGTGACAGGGGCCGCCGACCGGACCGGACCGGACGGCCGTGACCGTGACCGTGCCGTACGGTCCGGCATCGCTGCGGCAATGGCGGCGAAGGCGACCGGCATGGCGGCCCCGCTGGTCATCACCCCGGCCTGCTTCCAGTACCTCGGTGACCAGCGGTACGGGCTGTGGATGGCGGTCACCGCGCTCACCGGGATGGCCTGGTTCGCCGACCTGGGGCTGGGCAACGGACTGCTGACCCGGCTCAGCCGGCTCGGTACCGACGTCGGGCAGCAGGCCAGGGAGATCTCCAGCGCGTTCGCCACGGTCGGCACGGTCGCCGTCGCCCTGCTCTGCGGCCTGTTCGCGATCAATCCGCTGGTGCCCTGGGAACGACTGTTCGGGGTGACCGATCCGCACATCGCCGCCGAGACGTCGACGGTGGTCCTGCTGTCGTTCGGAGCGTTCGCCGTCAACATCCCGCTGTCGCTGATCCAACGGATCCAGTACGCCGACGGTCAGGTCGTGCAGAGCAGCGTCTGGCAGTCGGCCGGCTCGCTGGCCGCCATGGTGGCGGTGCTGTGCGCCATCGTCGGTGGATGGGACCCGCTGGCGGTGATCGCTTGTGCGGTACTGGCGGTGCCCGCCGTCAACCTGGTCAACACCGTGGTCTACTTCGGCGTGCAGCAGCCGGCCAAGCGCCCCGGCCCCAGGTTGGTCGACCGGGCGACTGCGGCCGGCCTGCTCCGGCTCGGCCTGCGGTTCTTCGCGCTCACCGTGATGTCGTCGATCGCTGTCAACGTCGACAGCCCGCTGGTGGCGAACATCCTCGGACTCGCCGTGGCGGCGCACTACGCCGTCGTGGTGAAGCTCTTCGGTGTGCTGTCCATCTTCGTCGGCCTGGTCGGCATGGCGGTCTGGCCCGTGAACGGTGCGGCGTTGGCCCGTGGCGAGGTGGCCTGGGTACGCCGGCACACCCGACGGTTGGTGTTGCTCTACGGGGCGGTGGTCGGGGTGGCGGGCGCGGCGCTGGCCGGCTGGGGGCACCCGTTGATCGAGTTGTGGGTCGGCGGCATCGACCCTGCCGTGGTGCCGGTCCCGGTCCTCGCCGGACTCGCCTGCTGGAGCTTGCTGGTCGCCGTCAGCTCGCCGCTGATCCTGGTGCAGAACAGCGCCGGGCTGCTCCGGCCGCAGGCCGTCGGCTGGGCCGCGTTCCTGGTCCTGGCGACCGGCCTGAAGATCTGGGGCCTGCACCATCTCGGTCTGGTGGCCGTGCCGTTGGCGGCCTGCGTGGCTTACCTGCTCACCATCTGGCCCGCTGCGGTGATCGGCTACCGGCAGGCAATGGACCGGGCCGGCCACGGCGCCGGCCCGTCTCCCGCAGCGCCCGACAATGCAGCGCCCGACCCGGGCGCTGGCGGTGGCACGGCGGTCCGGCCGACAGTCGACGGAAGGGGGACCGGTGTCCGAGTTGGCGGTTGA
- a CDS encoding NAD-dependent epimerase/dehydratase family protein: MRILITGGAGFIGSNLARAALVEPAVKEVTVLDDLSVGLRDNLTRLDVEVVEGSILDPAALDAAMAGREAVVHLAALPSVPRSLRDPVASHHANATGTLLVLEAARRHDVAHLLVASSSSVYGMNPTLPKTELTWTRPMSPYAASKLATEAYALAHQASFGLPTLALRFFNVYGPGQRHDHAYAAVIPRFVHAALRGEPALVHGDGTQSRDFTYVGTVCAVILDALRRRVHHPHPVNLAFGARASLLEVLDDLAGLLGRRVDREHAPPRPGDVAHSLADTATLQALFPGISPVDRRDGLRATVEWMARRLAVEPVASR, from the coding sequence ATGCGCATTCTGATCACCGGCGGAGCCGGCTTCATCGGCTCCAACCTGGCCCGTGCCGCACTGGTCGAGCCGGCGGTGAAGGAGGTCACCGTCCTGGACGACCTGTCGGTCGGACTGCGCGACAACCTCACCCGGCTGGACGTCGAGGTGGTCGAGGGGTCGATCCTGGATCCGGCCGCACTGGACGCCGCGATGGCCGGCCGGGAGGCCGTGGTCCACCTCGCCGCCCTGCCCAGTGTGCCCCGGTCGCTACGCGACCCGGTGGCCTCCCATCACGCGAACGCGACCGGAACCCTGCTGGTGCTGGAGGCGGCCCGCCGGCACGACGTTGCCCACCTGCTGGTCGCCTCCTCCTCGTCGGTGTACGGCATGAACCCGACGCTGCCGAAGACCGAGCTGACCTGGACCCGGCCGATGAGCCCGTACGCGGCGAGCAAGCTCGCCACCGAGGCGTACGCCCTGGCCCACCAGGCGTCGTTCGGGCTGCCCACGCTGGCGTTGCGGTTCTTCAACGTGTACGGCCCCGGGCAACGGCACGACCACGCCTACGCTGCGGTCATCCCCCGGTTCGTCCACGCCGCGCTGCGGGGCGAGCCGGCCCTGGTGCACGGCGACGGCACCCAGTCCCGGGACTTCACCTACGTCGGTACGGTGTGCGCGGTCATTCTGGACGCGCTGCGGCGCCGCGTGCACCACCCGCACCCGGTCAACCTTGCCTTCGGCGCCCGGGCCAGCCTGCTGGAGGTCCTCGACGACCTCGCCGGACTGCTTGGCCGGCGCGTCGACCGCGAGCACGCGCCGCCGCGTCCCGGCGACGTCGCGCACTCCCTCGCCGACACCGCCACGTTGCAGGCGCTCTTCCCTGGCATCAGCCCGGTCGACCGTCGGGACGGCCTGCGGGCGACCGTCGAGTGGATGGCCCGTCGGCTGGCCGTCGAGCCCGTCGCGAGCCGGTGA